A portion of the Osmia lignaria lignaria isolate PbOS001 chromosome 15, iyOsmLign1, whole genome shotgun sequence genome contains these proteins:
- the Tdrd3 gene encoding tudor domain containing 3 isoform X5 produces MEKLKDKGWYITDHGYTVASDSENITDVQKIIKRLLDLDLREIGSGQGDINEGNIVLQIQKLRNVAAPKSNEESRAAPRLLKLFLTDGKNNFQAVEVEHISFLSLNTPPGTKILLGSGSPPMSHGIILLKPSQIVQVLGGKVTSLVEKWELNKKLALHTRVRSTEEGGPPPWIPFGKKIIKVSEHDKNFKALAEKEKASKENAEFEAQRKDAIAEAAKQGSKKVFGGGNKQLLDHSVQKIVDQGFSIEQAEYALKVNRNNVDKALKSLQKAESKQSTFKEVREPREPRNKRFEKKSEESKPSSGKISLFDFLEDKLPLQSESAETNNLSQNSYTQNTESNHERIEFKNNEIQSGKSGRAQKGGRGYQVPPRHSDENRSSKKSNFTNTVPPQFSQYNGGNHSQQNKPPRFQRNQDTHNHSQQDTGIKTYQKSQSNDLRTSGLHTRTDGVNVTNSNNYYKAPQDQQGKNFGTSRNYNHHDPDARNRQTYDASYGRHNRAQEDGTHRTYPASTTDKNYKNQLNRFQPNDNSGGKGTIGPNNQRGQNQYNSNQNANIPVGSTWVWRVGDKCLAKYWEDNRYYTAKVTGVSDRTCVVQFKGFENYEEVLQVDCLPLTNDHQVVQDYALDQKQLDQRFNNRQLRYDQTQNHIAGMEFRRGGNGVVPANKSGSYNKKRNQQRSTQPIYQPPAQRCQSSMPMNTPNSTLL; encoded by the exons ATGGAAAAGTTAAAAGATAAGGGGTG GTACATTACAGATCATGGTTATACCGTTGCAAGTGATTCGGAAAATATTACTGATGTACAAAAGATCATTAAGCGATTATTGGAT CTTGATTTAAGAGAGATTGGTAGTGGTCAAGGAGATATTAATGAGGGTAATATTGTGTTACAAATACAAAAATTACGTAATGTTGCTGCACCAAAAAGCAATGAGGAATCCCGTGCAGCTCCACGattgttgaaattatttttaacggatggtaaaaataattttcaagctGTAGAAGTTGaacacatttcatttttaaG cTTAAATACTCCTCCTGGCACAAAAATATTGCTTGGATCAGGAAGTCCACCTATGTCTCATGGAATTATCTTACTTAAACCATCACAGATAGTACAAGTGCTCGGAGGAAAAGTAACAAGCCTTGTAGAAAAATGGGAACTGAACAAA AAATTAGCATTGCATACAAGAGTAAGGTCTACAGAAGAAGGTGGACCACCACCATGGATACCATTTGGCAAAAAGATTATAAAAGTCTCTGAACATGATAAGAATTTCAAAGCTTTagcagagaaagaaaaagctAGTAAAGAAAATGCTGAGTTTGAAGCTCAGCGTAAGGATGCTATAGCAGAAGCTGCTAAACAAGGTAGCAAAAAAGTGTTTGGTGGTGGAAATAAACAG CTTTTAGATCATAGTGTACAAAAAATTGTAGACCAAGGCTTTTCTATAGAACAAGCAGAATATGCATTGAAAGTCAATCGAAATAATGTTGATAAAGCTTTGAAAAGTTTGCAGAAAGCAGAGAGTAAACAGAG tacATTCAAAGAAGTCCGGGAACCACGTGAACCGCGAAATAAACGATTCGAGAAGAAATCTGAGGAAAGCAAACCAAGTAGTGGAAAAATATCCCTTTTTGATTTTCTTGAAGATAAATTACCTTTACAGTCTGAATCTGCAGAAACAAATAATCTATCTCAAAATAGTTATACACAAAATACAGAAAGTAATCACGAGAGAATTgagtttaaaaataatgaaatacaaagtGGAAAAAGTGGAAG AGCTCAAAAAGGAGGCCGAGGATATCAAGTACCTCCAAGACATTCGGACGAAAATCGGAGCagtaaaaaatcaaattttaccaATACTGTACCTCCCCAATTTTCTCAGTACAATGGAGGAAACCATTCTCAGCAAAATAAACCGCCAAGATTTCAACGAAACCAAGATACTCATAATCATTCTCAACAAGATACTGGAATAAAAACGTATCAAAAATCTCAATCAAATGATTTACGAACTTCCGGTTTACACACGCGTACAGATGGAGTAAATGTAAccaatagtaataattattataaagctCCGCAAGATCAACAGGGAAAAAATTTTGGTACCAGCAGGAATTATAATCATCATGATCCTGATGCCAGGAATAGGCAAACTTATGATGCTTCTTACGGTAGGCACAATCGAGCGCAAGAAGACGGAACGCATAGGACTTATCCTGCAAGTACAActgataaaaattacaaaaaccaACTGAACAGATTTCAACCGAATGACAATTCTGGTGGCAAAGGAACTATAGGGCCCAACAATCAAAGAGGTCAAAATCAGTATAATAGCAATCAAAATGCGAATATTCCTGTTGGCAGTACCTGGGTTTGGCGAGTAGGTGACAAATGTCTAGCCAAGTACTGGGAAGATAACAGG TATTACACCGCAAAAGTAACTGGTGTATCAGACAGGACATGTGTTGTTCAATTCAAAGGATTTGAAAACTATGAAGAAGTGCTACAAGTGGACTGTTTACCTTTAACAAATGAT CATCAAGTTGTTCAAGATTACGCGCTAGATCAAAAGCAGTTAGATCAACGATTTAACAACAGGCAACTACGTTATGATCAAACGCAAAATCACATAGCTG GAATGGAATTTCGTAGAGGTGGAAATGGAGTTGTTCCTGCAAATAAATCTGGTAGTTATAATAAGAAACGTAATCAGCAACGAAGTACACAGCCCATTTATCAACCTCCAGCACAACGATGCCAGAGTTCTATGCCTATGAATACTCCAAATAGTACCTTACTTTAA
- the Tdrd3 gene encoding tudor domain containing 3 isoform X2 encodes MADEMQVGRCVHSTPSNLSEVLQDFLGAKDSTYFQTPHVYITDHGYTVASDSENITDVQKIIKRLLDLDLREIGSGQGDINEGNIVLQIQKLRNVAAPKSNEESRAAPRLLKLFLTDGKNNFQAVEVEHISFLSLNTPPGTKILLGSGSPPMSHGIILLKPSQIVQVLGGKVTSLVEKWELNKKLALHTRVRSTEEGGPPPWIPFGKKIIKVSEHDKNFKALAEKEKASKENAEFEAQRKDAIAEAAKQGSKKVFGGGNKQLLDHSVQKIVDQGFSIEQAEYALKVNRNNVDKALKSLQKAESKQSTFKEVREPREPRNKRFEKKSEESKPSSGKISLFDFLEDKLPLQSESAETNNLSQNSYTQNTESNHERIEFKNNEIQSGKSGRAQKGGRGYQVPPRHSDENRSSKKSNFTNTVPPQFSQYNGGNHSQQNKPPRFQRNQDTHNHSQQDTGIKTYQKSQSNDLRTSGLHTRTDGVNVTNSNNYYKAPQDQQGKNFGTSRNYNHHDPDARNRQTYDASYGRHNRAQEDGTHRTYPASTTDKNYKNQLNRFQPNDNSGGKGTIGPNNQRGQNQYNSNQNANIPVGSTWVWRVGDKCLAKYWEDNRYYTAKVTGVSDRTCVVQFKGFENYEEVLQVDCLPLTNDHQVVQDYALDQKQLDQRFNNRQLRYDQTQNHIAGMEFRRGGNGVVPANKSGSYNKKRNQQRSTQPIYQPPAQRCQSSMPMNTPNSTLL; translated from the exons GTACATTACAGATCATGGTTATACCGTTGCAAGTGATTCGGAAAATATTACTGATGTACAAAAGATCATTAAGCGATTATTGGAT CTTGATTTAAGAGAGATTGGTAGTGGTCAAGGAGATATTAATGAGGGTAATATTGTGTTACAAATACAAAAATTACGTAATGTTGCTGCACCAAAAAGCAATGAGGAATCCCGTGCAGCTCCACGattgttgaaattatttttaacggatggtaaaaataattttcaagctGTAGAAGTTGaacacatttcatttttaaG cTTAAATACTCCTCCTGGCACAAAAATATTGCTTGGATCAGGAAGTCCACCTATGTCTCATGGAATTATCTTACTTAAACCATCACAGATAGTACAAGTGCTCGGAGGAAAAGTAACAAGCCTTGTAGAAAAATGGGAACTGAACAAA AAATTAGCATTGCATACAAGAGTAAGGTCTACAGAAGAAGGTGGACCACCACCATGGATACCATTTGGCAAAAAGATTATAAAAGTCTCTGAACATGATAAGAATTTCAAAGCTTTagcagagaaagaaaaagctAGTAAAGAAAATGCTGAGTTTGAAGCTCAGCGTAAGGATGCTATAGCAGAAGCTGCTAAACAAGGTAGCAAAAAAGTGTTTGGTGGTGGAAATAAACAG CTTTTAGATCATAGTGTACAAAAAATTGTAGACCAAGGCTTTTCTATAGAACAAGCAGAATATGCATTGAAAGTCAATCGAAATAATGTTGATAAAGCTTTGAAAAGTTTGCAGAAAGCAGAGAGTAAACAGAG tacATTCAAAGAAGTCCGGGAACCACGTGAACCGCGAAATAAACGATTCGAGAAGAAATCTGAGGAAAGCAAACCAAGTAGTGGAAAAATATCCCTTTTTGATTTTCTTGAAGATAAATTACCTTTACAGTCTGAATCTGCAGAAACAAATAATCTATCTCAAAATAGTTATACACAAAATACAGAAAGTAATCACGAGAGAATTgagtttaaaaataatgaaatacaaagtGGAAAAAGTGGAAG AGCTCAAAAAGGAGGCCGAGGATATCAAGTACCTCCAAGACATTCGGACGAAAATCGGAGCagtaaaaaatcaaattttaccaATACTGTACCTCCCCAATTTTCTCAGTACAATGGAGGAAACCATTCTCAGCAAAATAAACCGCCAAGATTTCAACGAAACCAAGATACTCATAATCATTCTCAACAAGATACTGGAATAAAAACGTATCAAAAATCTCAATCAAATGATTTACGAACTTCCGGTTTACACACGCGTACAGATGGAGTAAATGTAAccaatagtaataattattataaagctCCGCAAGATCAACAGGGAAAAAATTTTGGTACCAGCAGGAATTATAATCATCATGATCCTGATGCCAGGAATAGGCAAACTTATGATGCTTCTTACGGTAGGCACAATCGAGCGCAAGAAGACGGAACGCATAGGACTTATCCTGCAAGTACAActgataaaaattacaaaaaccaACTGAACAGATTTCAACCGAATGACAATTCTGGTGGCAAAGGAACTATAGGGCCCAACAATCAAAGAGGTCAAAATCAGTATAATAGCAATCAAAATGCGAATATTCCTGTTGGCAGTACCTGGGTTTGGCGAGTAGGTGACAAATGTCTAGCCAAGTACTGGGAAGATAACAGG TATTACACCGCAAAAGTAACTGGTGTATCAGACAGGACATGTGTTGTTCAATTCAAAGGATTTGAAAACTATGAAGAAGTGCTACAAGTGGACTGTTTACCTTTAACAAATGAT CATCAAGTTGTTCAAGATTACGCGCTAGATCAAAAGCAGTTAGATCAACGATTTAACAACAGGCAACTACGTTATGATCAAACGCAAAATCACATAGCTG GAATGGAATTTCGTAGAGGTGGAAATGGAGTTGTTCCTGCAAATAAATCTGGTAGTTATAATAAGAAACGTAATCAGCAACGAAGTACACAGCCCATTTATCAACCTCCAGCACAACGATGCCAGAGTTCTATGCCTATGAATACTCCAAATAGTACCTTACTTTAA
- the Tdrd3 gene encoding tudor domain containing 3 isoform X4: protein MEKLKDKGWYITDHGYTVASDSENITDVQKIIKRLLDLDLREIGSGQGDINEGNIVLQIQKLRNVAAPKSNEESRAAPRLLKLFLTDGKNNFQAVEVEHISFLSLNTPPGTKILLGSGSPPMSHGIILLKPSQIVQVLGGKVTSLVEKWELNKKLALHTRVRSTEEGGPPPWIPFGKKIIKVSEHDKNFKALAEKEKASKENAEFEAQRKDAIAEAAKQGSKKVFGGGNKQLLDHSVQKIVDQGFSIEQAEYALKVNRNNVDKALKSLQKAESKQSTFKEVREPREPRNKRFEKKSEESKPSSGKISLFDFLEDKLPLQSESAETNNLSQNSYTQNTESNHERIEFKNNEIQSGKSGRAQKGGRGYQVPPRHSDENRSSKKSNFTNTVPPQFSQYNGGNHSQQNKPPRFQRNQDTHNHSQQDTGIKTYQKSQSNDLRTSGLHTRTDGVNVTNSNNYYKAPQDQQGKNFGTSRNYNHHDPDARNRQTYDASYGRHNRAQEDGTHRTYPASTTDKNYKNQLNRFQPNDNSGGKGTIGPNNQRGQNQYNSNQNANIPVGSTWVWRVGDKCLAKYWEDNRYYTAKVTGVSDRTCVVQFKGFENYEEVLQVDCLPLTNDHQVVQDYALDQKQLDQRFNNRQLRYDQTQNHIAAGMEFRRGGNGVVPANKSGSYNKKRNQQRSTQPIYQPPAQRCQSSMPMNTPNSTLL, encoded by the exons ATGGAAAAGTTAAAAGATAAGGGGTG GTACATTACAGATCATGGTTATACCGTTGCAAGTGATTCGGAAAATATTACTGATGTACAAAAGATCATTAAGCGATTATTGGAT CTTGATTTAAGAGAGATTGGTAGTGGTCAAGGAGATATTAATGAGGGTAATATTGTGTTACAAATACAAAAATTACGTAATGTTGCTGCACCAAAAAGCAATGAGGAATCCCGTGCAGCTCCACGattgttgaaattatttttaacggatggtaaaaataattttcaagctGTAGAAGTTGaacacatttcatttttaaG cTTAAATACTCCTCCTGGCACAAAAATATTGCTTGGATCAGGAAGTCCACCTATGTCTCATGGAATTATCTTACTTAAACCATCACAGATAGTACAAGTGCTCGGAGGAAAAGTAACAAGCCTTGTAGAAAAATGGGAACTGAACAAA AAATTAGCATTGCATACAAGAGTAAGGTCTACAGAAGAAGGTGGACCACCACCATGGATACCATTTGGCAAAAAGATTATAAAAGTCTCTGAACATGATAAGAATTTCAAAGCTTTagcagagaaagaaaaagctAGTAAAGAAAATGCTGAGTTTGAAGCTCAGCGTAAGGATGCTATAGCAGAAGCTGCTAAACAAGGTAGCAAAAAAGTGTTTGGTGGTGGAAATAAACAG CTTTTAGATCATAGTGTACAAAAAATTGTAGACCAAGGCTTTTCTATAGAACAAGCAGAATATGCATTGAAAGTCAATCGAAATAATGTTGATAAAGCTTTGAAAAGTTTGCAGAAAGCAGAGAGTAAACAGAG tacATTCAAAGAAGTCCGGGAACCACGTGAACCGCGAAATAAACGATTCGAGAAGAAATCTGAGGAAAGCAAACCAAGTAGTGGAAAAATATCCCTTTTTGATTTTCTTGAAGATAAATTACCTTTACAGTCTGAATCTGCAGAAACAAATAATCTATCTCAAAATAGTTATACACAAAATACAGAAAGTAATCACGAGAGAATTgagtttaaaaataatgaaatacaaagtGGAAAAAGTGGAAG AGCTCAAAAAGGAGGCCGAGGATATCAAGTACCTCCAAGACATTCGGACGAAAATCGGAGCagtaaaaaatcaaattttaccaATACTGTACCTCCCCAATTTTCTCAGTACAATGGAGGAAACCATTCTCAGCAAAATAAACCGCCAAGATTTCAACGAAACCAAGATACTCATAATCATTCTCAACAAGATACTGGAATAAAAACGTATCAAAAATCTCAATCAAATGATTTACGAACTTCCGGTTTACACACGCGTACAGATGGAGTAAATGTAAccaatagtaataattattataaagctCCGCAAGATCAACAGGGAAAAAATTTTGGTACCAGCAGGAATTATAATCATCATGATCCTGATGCCAGGAATAGGCAAACTTATGATGCTTCTTACGGTAGGCACAATCGAGCGCAAGAAGACGGAACGCATAGGACTTATCCTGCAAGTACAActgataaaaattacaaaaaccaACTGAACAGATTTCAACCGAATGACAATTCTGGTGGCAAAGGAACTATAGGGCCCAACAATCAAAGAGGTCAAAATCAGTATAATAGCAATCAAAATGCGAATATTCCTGTTGGCAGTACCTGGGTTTGGCGAGTAGGTGACAAATGTCTAGCCAAGTACTGGGAAGATAACAGG TATTACACCGCAAAAGTAACTGGTGTATCAGACAGGACATGTGTTGTTCAATTCAAAGGATTTGAAAACTATGAAGAAGTGCTACAAGTGGACTGTTTACCTTTAACAAATGAT CATCAAGTTGTTCAAGATTACGCGCTAGATCAAAAGCAGTTAGATCAACGATTTAACAACAGGCAACTACGTTATGATCAAACGCAAAATCACATAGCTG CAGGAATGGAATTTCGTAGAGGTGGAAATGGAGTTGTTCCTGCAAATAAATCTGGTAGTTATAATAAGAAACGTAATCAGCAACGAAGTACACAGCCCATTTATCAACCTCCAGCACAACGATGCCAGAGTTCTATGCCTATGAATACTCCAAATAGTACCTTACTTTAA
- the Tdrd3 gene encoding tudor domain containing 3 isoform X3, with the protein MVNPSSRRGELPKVGYITDHGYTVASDSENITDVQKIIKRLLDLDLREIGSGQGDINEGNIVLQIQKLRNVAAPKSNEESRAAPRLLKLFLTDGKNNFQAVEVEHISFLSLNTPPGTKILLGSGSPPMSHGIILLKPSQIVQVLGGKVTSLVEKWELNKKLALHTRVRSTEEGGPPPWIPFGKKIIKVSEHDKNFKALAEKEKASKENAEFEAQRKDAIAEAAKQGSKKVFGGGNKQLLDHSVQKIVDQGFSIEQAEYALKVNRNNVDKALKSLQKAESKQSTFKEVREPREPRNKRFEKKSEESKPSSGKISLFDFLEDKLPLQSESAETNNLSQNSYTQNTESNHERIEFKNNEIQSGKSGRAQKGGRGYQVPPRHSDENRSSKKSNFTNTVPPQFSQYNGGNHSQQNKPPRFQRNQDTHNHSQQDTGIKTYQKSQSNDLRTSGLHTRTDGVNVTNSNNYYKAPQDQQGKNFGTSRNYNHHDPDARNRQTYDASYGRHNRAQEDGTHRTYPASTTDKNYKNQLNRFQPNDNSGGKGTIGPNNQRGQNQYNSNQNANIPVGSTWVWRVGDKCLAKYWEDNRYYTAKVTGVSDRTCVVQFKGFENYEEVLQVDCLPLTNDHQVVQDYALDQKQLDQRFNNRQLRYDQTQNHIAAGMEFRRGGNGVVPANKSGSYNKKRNQQRSTQPIYQPPAQRCQSSMPMNTPNSTLL; encoded by the exons GTACATTACAGATCATGGTTATACCGTTGCAAGTGATTCGGAAAATATTACTGATGTACAAAAGATCATTAAGCGATTATTGGAT CTTGATTTAAGAGAGATTGGTAGTGGTCAAGGAGATATTAATGAGGGTAATATTGTGTTACAAATACAAAAATTACGTAATGTTGCTGCACCAAAAAGCAATGAGGAATCCCGTGCAGCTCCACGattgttgaaattatttttaacggatggtaaaaataattttcaagctGTAGAAGTTGaacacatttcatttttaaG cTTAAATACTCCTCCTGGCACAAAAATATTGCTTGGATCAGGAAGTCCACCTATGTCTCATGGAATTATCTTACTTAAACCATCACAGATAGTACAAGTGCTCGGAGGAAAAGTAACAAGCCTTGTAGAAAAATGGGAACTGAACAAA AAATTAGCATTGCATACAAGAGTAAGGTCTACAGAAGAAGGTGGACCACCACCATGGATACCATTTGGCAAAAAGATTATAAAAGTCTCTGAACATGATAAGAATTTCAAAGCTTTagcagagaaagaaaaagctAGTAAAGAAAATGCTGAGTTTGAAGCTCAGCGTAAGGATGCTATAGCAGAAGCTGCTAAACAAGGTAGCAAAAAAGTGTTTGGTGGTGGAAATAAACAG CTTTTAGATCATAGTGTACAAAAAATTGTAGACCAAGGCTTTTCTATAGAACAAGCAGAATATGCATTGAAAGTCAATCGAAATAATGTTGATAAAGCTTTGAAAAGTTTGCAGAAAGCAGAGAGTAAACAGAG tacATTCAAAGAAGTCCGGGAACCACGTGAACCGCGAAATAAACGATTCGAGAAGAAATCTGAGGAAAGCAAACCAAGTAGTGGAAAAATATCCCTTTTTGATTTTCTTGAAGATAAATTACCTTTACAGTCTGAATCTGCAGAAACAAATAATCTATCTCAAAATAGTTATACACAAAATACAGAAAGTAATCACGAGAGAATTgagtttaaaaataatgaaatacaaagtGGAAAAAGTGGAAG AGCTCAAAAAGGAGGCCGAGGATATCAAGTACCTCCAAGACATTCGGACGAAAATCGGAGCagtaaaaaatcaaattttaccaATACTGTACCTCCCCAATTTTCTCAGTACAATGGAGGAAACCATTCTCAGCAAAATAAACCGCCAAGATTTCAACGAAACCAAGATACTCATAATCATTCTCAACAAGATACTGGAATAAAAACGTATCAAAAATCTCAATCAAATGATTTACGAACTTCCGGTTTACACACGCGTACAGATGGAGTAAATGTAAccaatagtaataattattataaagctCCGCAAGATCAACAGGGAAAAAATTTTGGTACCAGCAGGAATTATAATCATCATGATCCTGATGCCAGGAATAGGCAAACTTATGATGCTTCTTACGGTAGGCACAATCGAGCGCAAGAAGACGGAACGCATAGGACTTATCCTGCAAGTACAActgataaaaattacaaaaaccaACTGAACAGATTTCAACCGAATGACAATTCTGGTGGCAAAGGAACTATAGGGCCCAACAATCAAAGAGGTCAAAATCAGTATAATAGCAATCAAAATGCGAATATTCCTGTTGGCAGTACCTGGGTTTGGCGAGTAGGTGACAAATGTCTAGCCAAGTACTGGGAAGATAACAGG TATTACACCGCAAAAGTAACTGGTGTATCAGACAGGACATGTGTTGTTCAATTCAAAGGATTTGAAAACTATGAAGAAGTGCTACAAGTGGACTGTTTACCTTTAACAAATGAT CATCAAGTTGTTCAAGATTACGCGCTAGATCAAAAGCAGTTAGATCAACGATTTAACAACAGGCAACTACGTTATGATCAAACGCAAAATCACATAGCTG CAGGAATGGAATTTCGTAGAGGTGGAAATGGAGTTGTTCCTGCAAATAAATCTGGTAGTTATAATAAGAAACGTAATCAGCAACGAAGTACACAGCCCATTTATCAACCTCCAGCACAACGATGCCAGAGTTCTATGCCTATGAATACTCCAAATAGTACCTTACTTTAA
- the Tdrd3 gene encoding tudor domain containing 3 isoform X1, translated as MADEMQVGRCVHSTPSNLSEVLQDFLGAKDSTYFQTPHVYITDHGYTVASDSENITDVQKIIKRLLDLDLREIGSGQGDINEGNIVLQIQKLRNVAAPKSNEESRAAPRLLKLFLTDGKNNFQAVEVEHISFLSLNTPPGTKILLGSGSPPMSHGIILLKPSQIVQVLGGKVTSLVEKWELNKKLALHTRVRSTEEGGPPPWIPFGKKIIKVSEHDKNFKALAEKEKASKENAEFEAQRKDAIAEAAKQGSKKVFGGGNKQLLDHSVQKIVDQGFSIEQAEYALKVNRNNVDKALKSLQKAESKQSTFKEVREPREPRNKRFEKKSEESKPSSGKISLFDFLEDKLPLQSESAETNNLSQNSYTQNTESNHERIEFKNNEIQSGKSGRAQKGGRGYQVPPRHSDENRSSKKSNFTNTVPPQFSQYNGGNHSQQNKPPRFQRNQDTHNHSQQDTGIKTYQKSQSNDLRTSGLHTRTDGVNVTNSNNYYKAPQDQQGKNFGTSRNYNHHDPDARNRQTYDASYGRHNRAQEDGTHRTYPASTTDKNYKNQLNRFQPNDNSGGKGTIGPNNQRGQNQYNSNQNANIPVGSTWVWRVGDKCLAKYWEDNRYYTAKVTGVSDRTCVVQFKGFENYEEVLQVDCLPLTNDHQVVQDYALDQKQLDQRFNNRQLRYDQTQNHIAAGMEFRRGGNGVVPANKSGSYNKKRNQQRSTQPIYQPPAQRCQSSMPMNTPNSTLL; from the exons GTACATTACAGATCATGGTTATACCGTTGCAAGTGATTCGGAAAATATTACTGATGTACAAAAGATCATTAAGCGATTATTGGAT CTTGATTTAAGAGAGATTGGTAGTGGTCAAGGAGATATTAATGAGGGTAATATTGTGTTACAAATACAAAAATTACGTAATGTTGCTGCACCAAAAAGCAATGAGGAATCCCGTGCAGCTCCACGattgttgaaattatttttaacggatggtaaaaataattttcaagctGTAGAAGTTGaacacatttcatttttaaG cTTAAATACTCCTCCTGGCACAAAAATATTGCTTGGATCAGGAAGTCCACCTATGTCTCATGGAATTATCTTACTTAAACCATCACAGATAGTACAAGTGCTCGGAGGAAAAGTAACAAGCCTTGTAGAAAAATGGGAACTGAACAAA AAATTAGCATTGCATACAAGAGTAAGGTCTACAGAAGAAGGTGGACCACCACCATGGATACCATTTGGCAAAAAGATTATAAAAGTCTCTGAACATGATAAGAATTTCAAAGCTTTagcagagaaagaaaaagctAGTAAAGAAAATGCTGAGTTTGAAGCTCAGCGTAAGGATGCTATAGCAGAAGCTGCTAAACAAGGTAGCAAAAAAGTGTTTGGTGGTGGAAATAAACAG CTTTTAGATCATAGTGTACAAAAAATTGTAGACCAAGGCTTTTCTATAGAACAAGCAGAATATGCATTGAAAGTCAATCGAAATAATGTTGATAAAGCTTTGAAAAGTTTGCAGAAAGCAGAGAGTAAACAGAG tacATTCAAAGAAGTCCGGGAACCACGTGAACCGCGAAATAAACGATTCGAGAAGAAATCTGAGGAAAGCAAACCAAGTAGTGGAAAAATATCCCTTTTTGATTTTCTTGAAGATAAATTACCTTTACAGTCTGAATCTGCAGAAACAAATAATCTATCTCAAAATAGTTATACACAAAATACAGAAAGTAATCACGAGAGAATTgagtttaaaaataatgaaatacaaagtGGAAAAAGTGGAAG AGCTCAAAAAGGAGGCCGAGGATATCAAGTACCTCCAAGACATTCGGACGAAAATCGGAGCagtaaaaaatcaaattttaccaATACTGTACCTCCCCAATTTTCTCAGTACAATGGAGGAAACCATTCTCAGCAAAATAAACCGCCAAGATTTCAACGAAACCAAGATACTCATAATCATTCTCAACAAGATACTGGAATAAAAACGTATCAAAAATCTCAATCAAATGATTTACGAACTTCCGGTTTACACACGCGTACAGATGGAGTAAATGTAAccaatagtaataattattataaagctCCGCAAGATCAACAGGGAAAAAATTTTGGTACCAGCAGGAATTATAATCATCATGATCCTGATGCCAGGAATAGGCAAACTTATGATGCTTCTTACGGTAGGCACAATCGAGCGCAAGAAGACGGAACGCATAGGACTTATCCTGCAAGTACAActgataaaaattacaaaaaccaACTGAACAGATTTCAACCGAATGACAATTCTGGTGGCAAAGGAACTATAGGGCCCAACAATCAAAGAGGTCAAAATCAGTATAATAGCAATCAAAATGCGAATATTCCTGTTGGCAGTACCTGGGTTTGGCGAGTAGGTGACAAATGTCTAGCCAAGTACTGGGAAGATAACAGG TATTACACCGCAAAAGTAACTGGTGTATCAGACAGGACATGTGTTGTTCAATTCAAAGGATTTGAAAACTATGAAGAAGTGCTACAAGTGGACTGTTTACCTTTAACAAATGAT CATCAAGTTGTTCAAGATTACGCGCTAGATCAAAAGCAGTTAGATCAACGATTTAACAACAGGCAACTACGTTATGATCAAACGCAAAATCACATAGCTG CAGGAATGGAATTTCGTAGAGGTGGAAATGGAGTTGTTCCTGCAAATAAATCTGGTAGTTATAATAAGAAACGTAATCAGCAACGAAGTACACAGCCCATTTATCAACCTCCAGCACAACGATGCCAGAGTTCTATGCCTATGAATACTCCAAATAGTACCTTACTTTAA